In one Lolium rigidum isolate FL_2022 chromosome 3, APGP_CSIRO_Lrig_0.1, whole genome shotgun sequence genomic region, the following are encoded:
- the LOC124695592 gene encoding E3 ubiquitin-protein ligase EL5-like — translation MGGGGIAPVSSPSPASGRPANSRATSAVAAVSVALILLYLFWRFVWQSKKHASTNDSLGAAASSTAPAPEACGGSVDAERGENGRPPLPVFVHVATPAAGGAEEKAECAVCLVEFAHGEAGRLVPGCGHGFHAACIEPWLRVRSTCPLCRAAVVEERSAGLSAADRFPRDVVQVQ, via the coding sequence atgggcggcGGTGGCATTGCTCCTGTCTCCTCTCCGTCGCCAGCCTCGGGCCGCCCGGCCAACAGCCGCGCCACGTCGGCTGTCGCGGCCGTCAGCGTCGCCCTCATCCTGCTCTACCTCTTCTGGCGCTTCGTATGGCAGTCCAAGAAACACGCGTCGACGAACGACAgcctcggcgccgccgcctcgtcgacgGCTCCAGCGCCGGAGGCTTGCGGAGGGAGCGTCGATGCGGAGCGCGGCGAGAACGGGAGGCCGCCGCTCCCGGTGTTCGTGCACGTGGCCACGCCGGCTGCTGGGGgcgcggaggagaaggcggagTGCGCGGTGTGTCTGGTGGAGTTCGCGCACGGCGAGGCCGGCCGGCTGGTGCCGGGCTGCGGCCACGGGTTCCACGCCGCGTGCATCGAGCCGTGGCTCCGGGTGAGGTCGACGTGCCCGCTCTGCCGCGCCGCGGTGGTGGAAGAGCGGAGCGCCGGCCTGAGCGCAGCTGATCGTTTTCCGCGTGACGTAGTGCAAGTGCAATAA